The Labeo rohita strain BAU-BD-2019 chromosome 19, IGBB_LRoh.1.0, whole genome shotgun sequence genome window below encodes:
- the znf384a gene encoding zinc finger protein 384a isoform X4: MEDSHFNSSYFWSPVPTVQGQIENAMFLNKMKEQLGPDKGAGFPHSSAAHYPTAVLTVPGSVAMDTGAVGRVPKQEGGGGASGTAGAQITGVGAHLHPPHTSQNITVVPVPSTGIMTAGLVITTPQGALVTPSASSQSFVSGPPTTTMIVSALHPSNTDKKEDGSIPPAVVMPLPSKRGRKKKSMMPRAGPVSAHALATGSDALILAHLAAGGQHNTSDPYDLSNDEDDHTGKDGNKSYRCRMCAVTFFNKSDMQIHAKSHTEAKPHKCPHCSKSFANSSYLAQHIRIHSGAKPYTCSYCQKTFRQLSHLQQHTRNHTEGKPHKCPHCSKSFANSSYLSQHIRIHSGAKPYTCSYCQKTFRQLSHLQQHNRIHTGDRPYKCSHPGCEKAFTQLSNLQSHRRQHNKDKPYKCHNCNRGYTDATSLEVHLSTHTVKHAKLFSCGLCNRAYTSETYLMKHMRKHNPDPLTVAAAVAAQQAQQGQNPAQPSGGGSGRGRGRGRGAGSASAGAGAAQGQNQPNPNPPTSYSVTEGIPCPFDLHQYKTVSAGEIQYKPVTVADLTAHKDLCLTVSTSAIQVEHMNS; encoded by the exons ATGGAAGATTCCCATTTCAACTCATCATACTTTTGGTCTCCCGTTCCAACAGTGCAAGGACAG ATTGAGAACGCCATGTTTCTGAATAAGATGAAAGAGCAGCTGGGGCCGGACAAGGGCGCAGGTTTTCCGCACTCGTCCGCGGCGCACTACCCTACGGCCGTGCTGACGGTGCCGGGATCGGTCGCCATGGACACGGGAGCTGTCGGGAGGGTGCCGAAGCAGGAGGGTGGAGGAGGAGCGAGCGGGACGGCGGGGGCGCAAATAACCGGCGTGGGGGCGCACCTGCACCCACCTCACACGTCCCAGAACATCACAGTGGTGCCCGTCCCATCTACTGGCATCATGACGGCAG GGTTAGTGATCACGACTCCTCAGGGGGCACTGGTAACTCCTTCTGCCTCCTCTCAGTCTTTTGTTTCTGGACCACCCACAACAACCATGATTGTGTCCGCTTTACACCCATCAAACACAG ATAAGAAAGAGGACGGCAGTATTCCACCCGCTGTAGTCATGCCGCTTCCCTCAAAGCGGGGCAGAAAGAAGAAGTCCATGATGCCGAGAGCAGGTCCCGTTTCAGCCCATGCACTCGCCACAGGAAGTGATGCGCTGATTCTTGCACACCTGGCTGCTGGGGGACAG CACAACACGAGTGACCCAtatgacctttccaatgatgAGGATGATCATACAGGAAAAGATGGGAACAAATCATACAG GTGCCGGATGTGTGCGGTGACGTTCTTCAACAAATCAGACATGCAGATTCATGCCAAGTCGCACACGGAGGCGAAGCCGCACAAGTGTCCTCACTGCTCCAAATCCTTCGCCAACTCCAGCTATCTGGCGCAGCACATCCGCATCCACAGCGGCGCCAAACCCTACACCTGCTCCTACTGCCAGAAAACCTTCAGACAGCTCAGCCACCTACAGCAGCATACACG AAACCACACAGAGGGCAAACCGCACAAGTGTCCTCACTGCTCCAAATCGTTTGCCAACTCCAGCTACCTGTCCCAGCACATCCGCATCCACAGCGGGGCCAAACCCTACACCTGCTCCTACTGCCAGAAAACCTTCAGGCAGCTCAGTCACTTACAGCAGCATAACAG gATTCATACTGGTGATCGGCCATACAAGTGTTCCCATCCCGGCTGTGAGAAAGCTTTTACCCAACTATCCAACCTCCAG TCTCATCGAAGACAGCACAACAAGGACAAGCCATACAAATGTCACAACTGCAACCGCGGCTACACAGATGCGACCAGCTTAGAGGTTCACTTGTCTACACATACGGTGAAACACGCCAAACTCTTCTCCTGTGGCCTCTGCAACCGCGCCTACACATCT GAGACGTACCTGATGAAACACATGCGAAAACACAACCCAGACCCCCTGACGGTAGCAGCCGCAGTGGCTGCCCAGCAAGCCCAGCAGGGTCAGAATCCAGCTCAGCCCTCAGGTGGGGGAAGCGGCAGGGGTCGCGGGCGAGGCAGAGGTGCCGGATCCGCTTCAGCCGGGGCGGGAGCGGCGCAAGGGCAGAACCAGCCCAACCCCAACCCGCCAACCAGTTACTCTGTTACGGAGGGAATACCCTGCCCTTTTGACCTGCATCAGTACAAGACCGTGTCGGCTGGAGAGATCCAGTACAAACCGGTCACCGTGGCCGACCTGACGGCCCACAAAGACCTCTGCCTCACCGTCTCCACCTCTGCCATCCAGGTGGAACACATGAACTCGTAG
- the znf384a gene encoding zinc finger protein 384a isoform X5: MFLNKMKEQLGPDKGAGFPHSSAAHYPTAVLTVPGSVAMDTGAVGRVPKQEGGGGASGTAGAQITGVGAHLHPPHTSQNITVVPVPSTGIMTAAGLVITTPQGALVTPSASSQSFVSGPPTTTMIVSALHPSNTEAVRPPSLYLHSHYKKEDGSIPPAVVMPLPSKRGRKKKSMMPRAGPVSAHALATGSDALILAHLAAGGQHNTSDPYDLSNDEDDHTGKDGNKSYRCRMCAVTFFNKSDMQIHAKSHTEAKPHKCPHCSKSFANSSYLAQHIRIHSGAKPYTCSYCQKTFRQLSHLQQHTRNHTEGKPHKCPHCSKSFANSSYLSQHIRIHSGAKPYTCSYCQKTFRQLSHLQQHNRIHTGDRPYKCSHPGCEKAFTQLSNLQSHRRQHNKDKPYKCHNCNRGYTDATSLEVHLSTHTVKHAKLFSCGLCNRAYTSETYLMKHMRKHNPDPLTVAAAVAAQQAQQGQNPAQPSGGGSGRGRGRGRGAGSASAGAGAAQGQNQPNPNPPTSYSVTEGIPCPFDLHQYKTVSAGEIQYKPVTVADLTAHKDLCLTVSTSAIQVEHMNS, translated from the exons ATGTTTCTGAATAAGATGAAAGAGCAGCTGGGGCCGGACAAGGGCGCAGGTTTTCCGCACTCGTCCGCGGCGCACTACCCTACGGCCGTGCTGACGGTGCCGGGATCGGTCGCCATGGACACGGGAGCTGTCGGGAGGGTGCCGAAGCAGGAGGGTGGAGGAGGAGCGAGCGGGACGGCGGGGGCGCAAATAACCGGCGTGGGGGCGCACCTGCACCCACCTCACACGTCCCAGAACATCACAGTGGTGCCCGTCCCATCTACTGGCATCATGACGGCAG CAGGGTTAGTGATCACGACTCCTCAGGGGGCACTGGTAACTCCTTCTGCCTCCTCTCAGTCTTTTGTTTCTGGACCACCCACAACAACCATGATTGTGTCCGCTTTACACCCATCAAACACAG AGGCTGTCCGGCCCCCTTCCCTCTATCTCCACAGCCACT ATAAGAAAGAGGACGGCAGTATTCCACCCGCTGTAGTCATGCCGCTTCCCTCAAAGCGGGGCAGAAAGAAGAAGTCCATGATGCCGAGAGCAGGTCCCGTTTCAGCCCATGCACTCGCCACAGGAAGTGATGCGCTGATTCTTGCACACCTGGCTGCTGGGGGACAG CACAACACGAGTGACCCAtatgacctttccaatgatgAGGATGATCATACAGGAAAAGATGGGAACAAATCATACAG GTGCCGGATGTGTGCGGTGACGTTCTTCAACAAATCAGACATGCAGATTCATGCCAAGTCGCACACGGAGGCGAAGCCGCACAAGTGTCCTCACTGCTCCAAATCCTTCGCCAACTCCAGCTATCTGGCGCAGCACATCCGCATCCACAGCGGCGCCAAACCCTACACCTGCTCCTACTGCCAGAAAACCTTCAGACAGCTCAGCCACCTACAGCAGCATACACG AAACCACACAGAGGGCAAACCGCACAAGTGTCCTCACTGCTCCAAATCGTTTGCCAACTCCAGCTACCTGTCCCAGCACATCCGCATCCACAGCGGGGCCAAACCCTACACCTGCTCCTACTGCCAGAAAACCTTCAGGCAGCTCAGTCACTTACAGCAGCATAACAG gATTCATACTGGTGATCGGCCATACAAGTGTTCCCATCCCGGCTGTGAGAAAGCTTTTACCCAACTATCCAACCTCCAG TCTCATCGAAGACAGCACAACAAGGACAAGCCATACAAATGTCACAACTGCAACCGCGGCTACACAGATGCGACCAGCTTAGAGGTTCACTTGTCTACACATACGGTGAAACACGCCAAACTCTTCTCCTGTGGCCTCTGCAACCGCGCCTACACATCT GAGACGTACCTGATGAAACACATGCGAAAACACAACCCAGACCCCCTGACGGTAGCAGCCGCAGTGGCTGCCCAGCAAGCCCAGCAGGGTCAGAATCCAGCTCAGCCCTCAGGTGGGGGAAGCGGCAGGGGTCGCGGGCGAGGCAGAGGTGCCGGATCCGCTTCAGCCGGGGCGGGAGCGGCGCAAGGGCAGAACCAGCCCAACCCCAACCCGCCAACCAGTTACTCTGTTACGGAGGGAATACCCTGCCCTTTTGACCTGCATCAGTACAAGACCGTGTCGGCTGGAGAGATCCAGTACAAACCGGTCACCGTGGCCGACCTGACGGCCCACAAAGACCTCTGCCTCACCGTCTCCACCTCTGCCATCCAGGTGGAACACATGAACTCGTAG
- the znf384a gene encoding zinc finger protein 384a isoform X2 has protein sequence MEDSHFNSSYFWSPVPTVQGQIENAMFLNKMKEQLGPDKGAGFPHSSAAHYPTAVLTVPGSVAMDTGAVGRVPKQEGGGGASGTAGAQITGVGAHLHPPHTSQNITVVPVPSTGIMTAGLVITTPQGALVTPSASSQSFVSGPPTTTMIVSALHPSNTEAVRPPSLYLHSHYKKEDGSIPPAVVMPLPSKRGRKKKSMMPRAGPVSAHALATGSDALILAHLAAGGQHNTSDPYDLSNDEDDHTGKDGNKSYRCRMCAVTFFNKSDMQIHAKSHTEAKPHKCPHCSKSFANSSYLAQHIRIHSGAKPYTCSYCQKTFRQLSHLQQHTRNHTEGKPHKCPHCSKSFANSSYLSQHIRIHSGAKPYTCSYCQKTFRQLSHLQQHNRIHTGDRPYKCSHPGCEKAFTQLSNLQSHRRQHNKDKPYKCHNCNRGYTDATSLEVHLSTHTVKHAKLFSCGLCNRAYTSETYLMKHMRKHNPDPLTVAAAVAAQQAQQGQNPAQPSGGGSGRGRGRGRGAGSASAGAGAAQGQNQPNPNPPTSYSVTEGIPCPFDLHQYKTVSAGEIQYKPVTVADLTAHKDLCLTVSTSAIQVEHMNS, from the exons ATGGAAGATTCCCATTTCAACTCATCATACTTTTGGTCTCCCGTTCCAACAGTGCAAGGACAG ATTGAGAACGCCATGTTTCTGAATAAGATGAAAGAGCAGCTGGGGCCGGACAAGGGCGCAGGTTTTCCGCACTCGTCCGCGGCGCACTACCCTACGGCCGTGCTGACGGTGCCGGGATCGGTCGCCATGGACACGGGAGCTGTCGGGAGGGTGCCGAAGCAGGAGGGTGGAGGAGGAGCGAGCGGGACGGCGGGGGCGCAAATAACCGGCGTGGGGGCGCACCTGCACCCACCTCACACGTCCCAGAACATCACAGTGGTGCCCGTCCCATCTACTGGCATCATGACGGCAG GGTTAGTGATCACGACTCCTCAGGGGGCACTGGTAACTCCTTCTGCCTCCTCTCAGTCTTTTGTTTCTGGACCACCCACAACAACCATGATTGTGTCCGCTTTACACCCATCAAACACAG AGGCTGTCCGGCCCCCTTCCCTCTATCTCCACAGCCACT ATAAGAAAGAGGACGGCAGTATTCCACCCGCTGTAGTCATGCCGCTTCCCTCAAAGCGGGGCAGAAAGAAGAAGTCCATGATGCCGAGAGCAGGTCCCGTTTCAGCCCATGCACTCGCCACAGGAAGTGATGCGCTGATTCTTGCACACCTGGCTGCTGGGGGACAG CACAACACGAGTGACCCAtatgacctttccaatgatgAGGATGATCATACAGGAAAAGATGGGAACAAATCATACAG GTGCCGGATGTGTGCGGTGACGTTCTTCAACAAATCAGACATGCAGATTCATGCCAAGTCGCACACGGAGGCGAAGCCGCACAAGTGTCCTCACTGCTCCAAATCCTTCGCCAACTCCAGCTATCTGGCGCAGCACATCCGCATCCACAGCGGCGCCAAACCCTACACCTGCTCCTACTGCCAGAAAACCTTCAGACAGCTCAGCCACCTACAGCAGCATACACG AAACCACACAGAGGGCAAACCGCACAAGTGTCCTCACTGCTCCAAATCGTTTGCCAACTCCAGCTACCTGTCCCAGCACATCCGCATCCACAGCGGGGCCAAACCCTACACCTGCTCCTACTGCCAGAAAACCTTCAGGCAGCTCAGTCACTTACAGCAGCATAACAG gATTCATACTGGTGATCGGCCATACAAGTGTTCCCATCCCGGCTGTGAGAAAGCTTTTACCCAACTATCCAACCTCCAG TCTCATCGAAGACAGCACAACAAGGACAAGCCATACAAATGTCACAACTGCAACCGCGGCTACACAGATGCGACCAGCTTAGAGGTTCACTTGTCTACACATACGGTGAAACACGCCAAACTCTTCTCCTGTGGCCTCTGCAACCGCGCCTACACATCT GAGACGTACCTGATGAAACACATGCGAAAACACAACCCAGACCCCCTGACGGTAGCAGCCGCAGTGGCTGCCCAGCAAGCCCAGCAGGGTCAGAATCCAGCTCAGCCCTCAGGTGGGGGAAGCGGCAGGGGTCGCGGGCGAGGCAGAGGTGCCGGATCCGCTTCAGCCGGGGCGGGAGCGGCGCAAGGGCAGAACCAGCCCAACCCCAACCCGCCAACCAGTTACTCTGTTACGGAGGGAATACCCTGCCCTTTTGACCTGCATCAGTACAAGACCGTGTCGGCTGGAGAGATCCAGTACAAACCGGTCACCGTGGCCGACCTGACGGCCCACAAAGACCTCTGCCTCACCGTCTCCACCTCTGCCATCCAGGTGGAACACATGAACTCGTAG
- the znf384a gene encoding zinc finger protein 384a isoform X3 gives MEDSHFNSSYFWSPVPTVQGQIENAMFLNKMKEQLGPDKGAGFPHSSAAHYPTAVLTVPGSVAMDTGAVGRVPKQEGGGGASGTAGAQITGVGAHLHPPHTSQNITVVPVPSTGIMTAAGLVITTPQGALVTPSASSQSFVSGPPTTTMIVSALHPSNTDKKEDGSIPPAVVMPLPSKRGRKKKSMMPRAGPVSAHALATGSDALILAHLAAGGQHNTSDPYDLSNDEDDHTGKDGNKSYRCRMCAVTFFNKSDMQIHAKSHTEAKPHKCPHCSKSFANSSYLAQHIRIHSGAKPYTCSYCQKTFRQLSHLQQHTRNHTEGKPHKCPHCSKSFANSSYLSQHIRIHSGAKPYTCSYCQKTFRQLSHLQQHNRIHTGDRPYKCSHPGCEKAFTQLSNLQSHRRQHNKDKPYKCHNCNRGYTDATSLEVHLSTHTVKHAKLFSCGLCNRAYTSETYLMKHMRKHNPDPLTVAAAVAAQQAQQGQNPAQPSGGGSGRGRGRGRGAGSASAGAGAAQGQNQPNPNPPTSYSVTEGIPCPFDLHQYKTVSAGEIQYKPVTVADLTAHKDLCLTVSTSAIQVEHMNS, from the exons ATGGAAGATTCCCATTTCAACTCATCATACTTTTGGTCTCCCGTTCCAACAGTGCAAGGACAG ATTGAGAACGCCATGTTTCTGAATAAGATGAAAGAGCAGCTGGGGCCGGACAAGGGCGCAGGTTTTCCGCACTCGTCCGCGGCGCACTACCCTACGGCCGTGCTGACGGTGCCGGGATCGGTCGCCATGGACACGGGAGCTGTCGGGAGGGTGCCGAAGCAGGAGGGTGGAGGAGGAGCGAGCGGGACGGCGGGGGCGCAAATAACCGGCGTGGGGGCGCACCTGCACCCACCTCACACGTCCCAGAACATCACAGTGGTGCCCGTCCCATCTACTGGCATCATGACGGCAG CAGGGTTAGTGATCACGACTCCTCAGGGGGCACTGGTAACTCCTTCTGCCTCCTCTCAGTCTTTTGTTTCTGGACCACCCACAACAACCATGATTGTGTCCGCTTTACACCCATCAAACACAG ATAAGAAAGAGGACGGCAGTATTCCACCCGCTGTAGTCATGCCGCTTCCCTCAAAGCGGGGCAGAAAGAAGAAGTCCATGATGCCGAGAGCAGGTCCCGTTTCAGCCCATGCACTCGCCACAGGAAGTGATGCGCTGATTCTTGCACACCTGGCTGCTGGGGGACAG CACAACACGAGTGACCCAtatgacctttccaatgatgAGGATGATCATACAGGAAAAGATGGGAACAAATCATACAG GTGCCGGATGTGTGCGGTGACGTTCTTCAACAAATCAGACATGCAGATTCATGCCAAGTCGCACACGGAGGCGAAGCCGCACAAGTGTCCTCACTGCTCCAAATCCTTCGCCAACTCCAGCTATCTGGCGCAGCACATCCGCATCCACAGCGGCGCCAAACCCTACACCTGCTCCTACTGCCAGAAAACCTTCAGACAGCTCAGCCACCTACAGCAGCATACACG AAACCACACAGAGGGCAAACCGCACAAGTGTCCTCACTGCTCCAAATCGTTTGCCAACTCCAGCTACCTGTCCCAGCACATCCGCATCCACAGCGGGGCCAAACCCTACACCTGCTCCTACTGCCAGAAAACCTTCAGGCAGCTCAGTCACTTACAGCAGCATAACAG gATTCATACTGGTGATCGGCCATACAAGTGTTCCCATCCCGGCTGTGAGAAAGCTTTTACCCAACTATCCAACCTCCAG TCTCATCGAAGACAGCACAACAAGGACAAGCCATACAAATGTCACAACTGCAACCGCGGCTACACAGATGCGACCAGCTTAGAGGTTCACTTGTCTACACATACGGTGAAACACGCCAAACTCTTCTCCTGTGGCCTCTGCAACCGCGCCTACACATCT GAGACGTACCTGATGAAACACATGCGAAAACACAACCCAGACCCCCTGACGGTAGCAGCCGCAGTGGCTGCCCAGCAAGCCCAGCAGGGTCAGAATCCAGCTCAGCCCTCAGGTGGGGGAAGCGGCAGGGGTCGCGGGCGAGGCAGAGGTGCCGGATCCGCTTCAGCCGGGGCGGGAGCGGCGCAAGGGCAGAACCAGCCCAACCCCAACCCGCCAACCAGTTACTCTGTTACGGAGGGAATACCCTGCCCTTTTGACCTGCATCAGTACAAGACCGTGTCGGCTGGAGAGATCCAGTACAAACCGGTCACCGTGGCCGACCTGACGGCCCACAAAGACCTCTGCCTCACCGTCTCCACCTCTGCCATCCAGGTGGAACACATGAACTCGTAG
- the znf384a gene encoding zinc finger protein 384a isoform X1, with product MEDSHFNSSYFWSPVPTVQGQIENAMFLNKMKEQLGPDKGAGFPHSSAAHYPTAVLTVPGSVAMDTGAVGRVPKQEGGGGASGTAGAQITGVGAHLHPPHTSQNITVVPVPSTGIMTAAGLVITTPQGALVTPSASSQSFVSGPPTTTMIVSALHPSNTEAVRPPSLYLHSHYKKEDGSIPPAVVMPLPSKRGRKKKSMMPRAGPVSAHALATGSDALILAHLAAGGQHNTSDPYDLSNDEDDHTGKDGNKSYRCRMCAVTFFNKSDMQIHAKSHTEAKPHKCPHCSKSFANSSYLAQHIRIHSGAKPYTCSYCQKTFRQLSHLQQHTRNHTEGKPHKCPHCSKSFANSSYLSQHIRIHSGAKPYTCSYCQKTFRQLSHLQQHNRIHTGDRPYKCSHPGCEKAFTQLSNLQSHRRQHNKDKPYKCHNCNRGYTDATSLEVHLSTHTVKHAKLFSCGLCNRAYTSETYLMKHMRKHNPDPLTVAAAVAAQQAQQGQNPAQPSGGGSGRGRGRGRGAGSASAGAGAAQGQNQPNPNPPTSYSVTEGIPCPFDLHQYKTVSAGEIQYKPVTVADLTAHKDLCLTVSTSAIQVEHMNS from the exons ATGGAAGATTCCCATTTCAACTCATCATACTTTTGGTCTCCCGTTCCAACAGTGCAAGGACAG ATTGAGAACGCCATGTTTCTGAATAAGATGAAAGAGCAGCTGGGGCCGGACAAGGGCGCAGGTTTTCCGCACTCGTCCGCGGCGCACTACCCTACGGCCGTGCTGACGGTGCCGGGATCGGTCGCCATGGACACGGGAGCTGTCGGGAGGGTGCCGAAGCAGGAGGGTGGAGGAGGAGCGAGCGGGACGGCGGGGGCGCAAATAACCGGCGTGGGGGCGCACCTGCACCCACCTCACACGTCCCAGAACATCACAGTGGTGCCCGTCCCATCTACTGGCATCATGACGGCAG CAGGGTTAGTGATCACGACTCCTCAGGGGGCACTGGTAACTCCTTCTGCCTCCTCTCAGTCTTTTGTTTCTGGACCACCCACAACAACCATGATTGTGTCCGCTTTACACCCATCAAACACAG AGGCTGTCCGGCCCCCTTCCCTCTATCTCCACAGCCACT ATAAGAAAGAGGACGGCAGTATTCCACCCGCTGTAGTCATGCCGCTTCCCTCAAAGCGGGGCAGAAAGAAGAAGTCCATGATGCCGAGAGCAGGTCCCGTTTCAGCCCATGCACTCGCCACAGGAAGTGATGCGCTGATTCTTGCACACCTGGCTGCTGGGGGACAG CACAACACGAGTGACCCAtatgacctttccaatgatgAGGATGATCATACAGGAAAAGATGGGAACAAATCATACAG GTGCCGGATGTGTGCGGTGACGTTCTTCAACAAATCAGACATGCAGATTCATGCCAAGTCGCACACGGAGGCGAAGCCGCACAAGTGTCCTCACTGCTCCAAATCCTTCGCCAACTCCAGCTATCTGGCGCAGCACATCCGCATCCACAGCGGCGCCAAACCCTACACCTGCTCCTACTGCCAGAAAACCTTCAGACAGCTCAGCCACCTACAGCAGCATACACG AAACCACACAGAGGGCAAACCGCACAAGTGTCCTCACTGCTCCAAATCGTTTGCCAACTCCAGCTACCTGTCCCAGCACATCCGCATCCACAGCGGGGCCAAACCCTACACCTGCTCCTACTGCCAGAAAACCTTCAGGCAGCTCAGTCACTTACAGCAGCATAACAG gATTCATACTGGTGATCGGCCATACAAGTGTTCCCATCCCGGCTGTGAGAAAGCTTTTACCCAACTATCCAACCTCCAG TCTCATCGAAGACAGCACAACAAGGACAAGCCATACAAATGTCACAACTGCAACCGCGGCTACACAGATGCGACCAGCTTAGAGGTTCACTTGTCTACACATACGGTGAAACACGCCAAACTCTTCTCCTGTGGCCTCTGCAACCGCGCCTACACATCT GAGACGTACCTGATGAAACACATGCGAAAACACAACCCAGACCCCCTGACGGTAGCAGCCGCAGTGGCTGCCCAGCAAGCCCAGCAGGGTCAGAATCCAGCTCAGCCCTCAGGTGGGGGAAGCGGCAGGGGTCGCGGGCGAGGCAGAGGTGCCGGATCCGCTTCAGCCGGGGCGGGAGCGGCGCAAGGGCAGAACCAGCCCAACCCCAACCCGCCAACCAGTTACTCTGTTACGGAGGGAATACCCTGCCCTTTTGACCTGCATCAGTACAAGACCGTGTCGGCTGGAGAGATCCAGTACAAACCGGTCACCGTGGCCGACCTGACGGCCCACAAAGACCTCTGCCTCACCGTCTCCACCTCTGCCATCCAGGTGGAACACATGAACTCGTAG
- the znf384a gene encoding zinc finger protein 384a isoform X6, with protein MEDSHFNSSYFWSPVPTVQGQIENAMFLNKMKEQLGPDKGAGFPHSSAAHYPTAVLTVPGSVAMDTGAVGRVPKQEGGGGASGTAGAQITGVGAHLHPPHTSQNITVVPVPSTGIMTAAGLVITTPQGALVTPSASSQSFVSGPPTTTMIVSALHPSNTEAVRPPSLYLHSHYKKEDGSIPPAVVMPLPSKRGRKKKSMMPRAGPVSAHALATGSDALILAHLAAGGQHNTSDPYDLSNDEDDHTGKDGNKSYRCRMCAVTFFNKSDMQIHAKSHTEAKPHKCPHCSKSFANSSYLAQHIRIHSGAKPYTCSYCQKTFRQLSHLQQHTRIHTGDRPYKCSHPGCEKAFTQLSNLQSHRRQHNKDKPYKCHNCNRGYTDATSLEVHLSTHTVKHAKLFSCGLCNRAYTSETYLMKHMRKHNPDPLTVAAAVAAQQAQQGQNPAQPSGGGSGRGRGRGRGAGSASAGAGAAQGQNQPNPNPPTSYSVTEGIPCPFDLHQYKTVSAGEIQYKPVTVADLTAHKDLCLTVSTSAIQVEHMNS; from the exons ATGGAAGATTCCCATTTCAACTCATCATACTTTTGGTCTCCCGTTCCAACAGTGCAAGGACAG ATTGAGAACGCCATGTTTCTGAATAAGATGAAAGAGCAGCTGGGGCCGGACAAGGGCGCAGGTTTTCCGCACTCGTCCGCGGCGCACTACCCTACGGCCGTGCTGACGGTGCCGGGATCGGTCGCCATGGACACGGGAGCTGTCGGGAGGGTGCCGAAGCAGGAGGGTGGAGGAGGAGCGAGCGGGACGGCGGGGGCGCAAATAACCGGCGTGGGGGCGCACCTGCACCCACCTCACACGTCCCAGAACATCACAGTGGTGCCCGTCCCATCTACTGGCATCATGACGGCAG CAGGGTTAGTGATCACGACTCCTCAGGGGGCACTGGTAACTCCTTCTGCCTCCTCTCAGTCTTTTGTTTCTGGACCACCCACAACAACCATGATTGTGTCCGCTTTACACCCATCAAACACAG AGGCTGTCCGGCCCCCTTCCCTCTATCTCCACAGCCACT ATAAGAAAGAGGACGGCAGTATTCCACCCGCTGTAGTCATGCCGCTTCCCTCAAAGCGGGGCAGAAAGAAGAAGTCCATGATGCCGAGAGCAGGTCCCGTTTCAGCCCATGCACTCGCCACAGGAAGTGATGCGCTGATTCTTGCACACCTGGCTGCTGGGGGACAG CACAACACGAGTGACCCAtatgacctttccaatgatgAGGATGATCATACAGGAAAAGATGGGAACAAATCATACAG GTGCCGGATGTGTGCGGTGACGTTCTTCAACAAATCAGACATGCAGATTCATGCCAAGTCGCACACGGAGGCGAAGCCGCACAAGTGTCCTCACTGCTCCAAATCCTTCGCCAACTCCAGCTATCTGGCGCAGCACATCCGCATCCACAGCGGCGCCAAACCCTACACCTGCTCCTACTGCCAGAAAACCTTCAGACAGCTCAGCCACCTACAGCAGCATACACG gATTCATACTGGTGATCGGCCATACAAGTGTTCCCATCCCGGCTGTGAGAAAGCTTTTACCCAACTATCCAACCTCCAG TCTCATCGAAGACAGCACAACAAGGACAAGCCATACAAATGTCACAACTGCAACCGCGGCTACACAGATGCGACCAGCTTAGAGGTTCACTTGTCTACACATACGGTGAAACACGCCAAACTCTTCTCCTGTGGCCTCTGCAACCGCGCCTACACATCT GAGACGTACCTGATGAAACACATGCGAAAACACAACCCAGACCCCCTGACGGTAGCAGCCGCAGTGGCTGCCCAGCAAGCCCAGCAGGGTCAGAATCCAGCTCAGCCCTCAGGTGGGGGAAGCGGCAGGGGTCGCGGGCGAGGCAGAGGTGCCGGATCCGCTTCAGCCGGGGCGGGAGCGGCGCAAGGGCAGAACCAGCCCAACCCCAACCCGCCAACCAGTTACTCTGTTACGGAGGGAATACCCTGCCCTTTTGACCTGCATCAGTACAAGACCGTGTCGGCTGGAGAGATCCAGTACAAACCGGTCACCGTGGCCGACCTGACGGCCCACAAAGACCTCTGCCTCACCGTCTCCACCTCTGCCATCCAGGTGGAACACATGAACTCGTAG